TTGAAATAAACtaggatttttaaaaatttaccttaatggaaataaaatggctaaactaaattgatgaacattttttcctttaatttcaAAGACACTTGTTTCTGGGTGAATGTGAAATCGTGGTGTGAGAgtggtataataaaaaattattttgtggaacTTAGTAAAAACTGTGTTATAAGCAgcttaccactcgagccaaaaattatctacctaaattgagagaaaattttacaaaaaaaaaaaaaactaccaaacaagaaACCAGCCAGCAtttatatcaggctaacataaaaaacttccgaacgaaacaagccatcgacttgaaacttggcacaaatagttgttatcgatgtaggtcggatggtatcgaaaatgggccatatcggtccacttttacgtatagcccccatataaagggaccctcagatttgccttgtggagcctctaaaagaagcatatttcatccgatccggctgaaatttgttatatggtgttggtatatggtctctaacaaccatacaaaaattggtccacatcggtccataattatatatagcccccatataaaccgatccccagatttggcttgtggagcctctaacagaagcatatttcatccgatccgcctgaaatttggtatgtggtgttggtatatggtctctaacaaccatgcaaaaattggtccacatcggtccataattatatatacccccatataaaccgatccccagatttggcttgtggagcctctaacagaagcatatttcatccgatccggctgaaatttggtacatggtattggtatatggtctctaacaaccgtgcaaaaattggtccacatcggtccataattatatatagcgcccatataaaccgatccccagatttgggttgcggagcctcaaagagaagcaaattttatccgatccgcctgaaatttggtacatgatattgctatatggtctctaacaaccgtgcaaaaattggtccacatcggttcataattatatatagcccccatataaaccgatccccagatttggcttgcgaagtctccaagagaagcaaatttcatccaatccggttgtaatttggaacatggtctatatcggtccataattatatatagcccccatataaaacgttctccagatttgacctccggagcttcttggaggagcaaaattcatccgatccggtttaaagtaggaacgaggtgttagtatatggtcgctaacaaccataccaaaattggccgtatatacttgtttttcattaaatttgggacacaaattttgtgaatttgcgtccctccgttaaagtggcatgtctttgaacaaagcctaattttccttaaagtaaagaaacacattttcgatttaaagaatttgtccttaaattaactgaaacattgaaacttaagatttaaaaaaaacgcttcaaatataggctatgacttattttaaggatttaacgtctttggtttaaagttttttttttttggaattaagaaaacactttttactttgaagtatccgttataatttggattttaaactggcatttgtttgtacgtgagtacctttattaataactccgcgaaaagggaatgacaaattgataaatgagatctgtatcataattttaattttattggtcctagatttaaagccagataggtcgctaaaaaatttctttattttaaagaagtcacatctttggctcggaatcaataccaaaatccttaaggcaaggtcaaaatctttggacccaagtaaactttttttgagtgtatagaacatgttgtcaaaattttattctatagaaaattttgtccaaattttattttttatacccttcactactactgtggtacagggtataataagtttgtgcatttgtgtgtaacgcccagaaatagtggtcatagacccatcttttagtataccgatcggcttagaattaaattctgagtcgatttagcgatgtccgtctgtttgtctgtctgtccgtccgtctgtctgtatatgtaattttgtgcacaaagtacagctcgcaatttaagtccgatcgtcctcaaatttggtatagggtcgtatcttgggacagagacaatcgctattgcttttggaaaaaatcggttcagatttagatacagctgccatatatatttatccccgatttggtcatagttagcgtgtttatcaaccgattttcttgaaataccgtacatccaaatattttataaatctggaaaatcttgcaaaatatcagccaaatcggttcagatttagatatagctcccatatatatctttcgtccgatttagacgcataggaccacagaggccaaagtttactatcgatcttcgtgaaattttgcacagatggtagaattgacattctaccaatgcttggcaatttaagtccgatcgtcctcaaatttggtatagggtcgtatcttgggacagagacaatcgctattgcttttggaaaaaatcggttcaaatttagatatagctcccatatatatctttcgtccgatttgaacttatatggcctcaaaatccagggttttgccgtgatttgcttcaaatttcgcacaaggagtacgtttagtattatcggtaattgtaccaaattttgttgaaatcggttaagatttagatatggctcccatatatatcttccgtccgatttgcactcatatgaccaggggggccaaaattatactcccatttacgtgaaatttcgcatagatagcagaattattattctaactatacatgtcaaatttagtcaaaatcggttcagattatatagctTTTAGAAGTAAGTATagcttgtagaagtaaaaaaagtgtctcctttatatagcttccagcaaagtagttgagatggtaacacaaattttggcctacataggggtgaagggtataatatagtcggccccgcccgactttagactttacatacttgtttatttatatgaagtacctctttgcaaaatctaccaaaacatcaagaattctaccaatctacttcttttaaaaaaattcaactttcaGAAAAGTCATATGCCAAAACAgatagaaatttcattgaaatatagAAAACCGGTTAACCGATGTTCAAAACCGCAATTAATCGAAAATTCACAATCCTGTTTCGGTTTGTGTAATTGAATCcgatgagggctatatcaaaatatgggccactatataccaaatttaaaacaactTTTTAAGGACTAAAAAACACTCtaaatcgatatagcccatcttagaACGAAGTTCcactattgaaggctgtagtgtgattacagacagacggacatcgttagaatttctccctgatcaagaatatatacagtCCCCCACATCGCCATCCCCACCAGgtaatgggtataaaaaaggagtTTTCCTTGAGAATATCATTTATACGACACGAAAAGATTAataggatttttatacccttcaccactactgtggtacagggtataataagtttgtgcatttgtatgtaacgccaagaaggagtaatcatagaccaaccttttagtatacggatcggcttagaattaaattctgagtcgatttagctatgtccgtctgtctgtctgttgatgtatttttgtgtgcaaagtacagctcgcagttttagtccgattgtcctaaaatttggtatagggtcctgtttcggctcaaagacgatccctattgattttggaaaaaatcggttcagatttagatatagctgccatatatatttttcaccgatctggtcataattggcgtgtatatcaaccgctaTTCCCcatattccgtacatccgaatattttaggggtctcgaaaaacttgcaaaatatcagccaaatcggttcagatttagatatagctcccatatatagctttggcccgatttacactcatttgcccatagaggccaattttttgctccgatttagttgaaattttgcatagggagtagaattagcattgtaactatgcgtgccaaatttggttgaaatcggttcagatttggatatatctcccatatatagctttcgtccgatttacactcatatgaccacagaggccaatttttaactccgatttagttgaaattttgcacagggagtagaattagcattgttgctatggtggttgaaatcggttcagatttagatatagctcccatgtatatgtttttctgatttcgacaaaaatggtcaaaataccaacattttccttgttaaatcgcaacTGCTcagccgaaaagttgtaaaaatgactctaattttcctaaacttataatacatatatatcgagcgataaatcataaataaacttttgcgaagtttccttaaaattgcttcagatttaaatgtttcccatatttttttactaacattgtgttctaccctagtgcactagccgacttaaattttgagtctatagatttgtagaagtctatcaaattctgtccagatcgagtgatatttaaatgtatgtatttgggacaaacctttatatatagcacccaacacatttgacggatgtgatatggtatcgaaaatttagatctacaaagtggtgcagggtataatatagtcggccccgcccgactttagactttccttacttgtttttcttttttaattttaatatgaacaTCATATATTGTTCATCATACACTTAAAGATCATTTGTTGTACAAAATGCATACGAGaatcataatttattttaaattacatatagattagtttaaaaatgtttattaaatgtaggtatgtaatttttattttgacatgAACAATTTGTCACTGTGTCTCGTTCTTACAAATATATAATACATAACaaataatttaactaaattaaagtATAATACACTTCCAAATATGTAACATATATTAGGGAGATACCTAACTGAAGTCACATGACAATCTCATAGCGTATATGATTGGCTTAGCATGGTACGGCTGAATTAATTCTTCCATTTCTGTGGATGGGTCTGAATATATTCTATCGATCTCAGGATAGCTGCAGGAATCGGTGGTGGAGTCGGCAGAAGGTCTCCTTCTGGATGGAAACCATATTCGTCGGCCTTGTACTTCATCTGAACTAAATCGCCTTCACGCGAATAATATGCGAAACCGCCTTTTGCATTCTGTCCACCAGTACCCTTTTCCTCCGCAGTAATGCCATTCGATGTCTCATAGACATAATTGTAATTACCATTGTGATCAATGTTACTCTCAAATGTTATGATGTGGGCATGGACATCATCATCCTTTGTGCCAGCTAAAGCATTACAAATCAATACGGCCAATATAACAGAcaggaactgaaattttgaagttCAAATTCATTATCACTTTTAATTAGACCACTTAACCGATGTTTATgttattgttgtatttttttgttgtttttagtcaGTTTTTTATAGCACATAAACTTACGATTTTATTCATTTTGATATGTTTTTGCCTAATTCAGCACTTTATATCTTATCCAAATCACTTGCAAGTATTCTATGATTGGATTGGGTGTTTGCCTCttctttttataagaaatttatacTATACATCatgtattttgaaataaattttaatccgGTTTTTGTTGGTTATTTACTGTCCAATATTATAACATAGCAATCAATTTCCTAAAGAAGTACTTTAGGCATTAAATATATGGGGTTTTTGAcggtttaataataataaaaaagaaatgcaattttaattgaaccatTTACTAGTACTTGAGTTACTAGAATACGATACAATCATTTGAAAATCGTCATAACaaagaatatttaaaaaaaaaatgtactttGAAACATGATAATTTGGATaaagtcccagcaaaaaaataatggaagttcttcccaaatcattacttttaatgtatatccaaaaatgctcttctcgagatggacttaattttcacttcataagaagttcttttgaggtaATATATAAAAACCCTATGTTTTAGGCAGTTTTCGCaataaaatcattgaaattgattattattaattgatatttattaaattttctcaattttaccAGTTCTAAAAGACTGCAAGAATAAGTAAAacgatggaaattttttaaaaaaatgtttcagaaGTGTTTCCCGGCAGACATGGACTTTACTATACAATATTTACAAGTATTACTCACAAAGTCCTTATGtagagataaaagtttaaaaagttaagaaatatttaaatttctatgtttttcctatttttttaaaaatgaaatcaaatttgacacatattcctcatttgggtcagaatagaaccctattgattttggaagaaatcggttcagatttagatatagctcccatatatatctttcgcccgatatgcaccaatatggacccagcagccagagttttatacagatttgcttgaaattttgtacaaacataacacttagtcatatagtcaagtgtacaaaatttgattgaaatcggttcagatttagatatagctcccatatatatatatttcgcccgatatggactaatatggtcctaaaagccagagttttggcccaatttggttgaaattttgcacagagagtgccaaatttggttgaaatcgattcagatttagatatagctcccatatatatctttcgcccgatatgcatatatggacccagaagccagagttttatcccgattggcttcaaattttgcacaaggagttcaattggtagtatagtcatgtgtgccaaatttgattgaaatcggttcagatatagatatagctcccatatatatcgttcgcccgatttacactcatacgaccacagtggccaatcttttactccgatttaattcaaattttgcacagggagtagaagtagcattgtagctatgcgtgtcaaatttggttgaaatcggttcagatttagatatagctcccatatatagctttcgccctatttacactcatatgaccaccgaggccaatcttttgctccgatttagttgaaattttgcacagggagtagaattagcattgtagctatgcgtgccaattttggttgaaataggttcagatttagatatatctcccatatatagctttcgcccgatttaccatcatatgaccacagaggccaatttttaactccgatttagttgaaattttgcacagagagtagaatttccATTGTAGCTTGTAACGTCTCTCCAATCTGACCCTAACTCCTCTTGACCTCGGCTACCATAGGTCCCGGCCGTGCTCAGTGGAGGGTGCGTTCTTTTGGCAAGGAAGTTAGATCCGAGTCCGCTACATACTGAATAAAATATATGGGTAGCATATGTATTCTCCtccgattttattattattattatttttttataccctccattataggatgggggtatattaactttgtcattccgtttgtaacacatcgaaatattgctctaagaccccataaagtatatatattctgggtcgtggtgaaattctgagtcgatctgagcatgtccgtctgtccgtccgtccgtctgttgaaatcacgctaacttccaaacgaaacaagctatcgacttgaaacttggcacaagtagttgttgttgatgtaggttggatagtattgcaaatgggccatatcggtccagcccccatataaacggacccccatatttggcttacgattgctctaagcaaattttatccgatccggctgaaatttggtacatggtgttagtatattgtgtctaacaaccatgcaaaaattggtacacatcggtccataattatatatagcccccatataagccgatccccagatttgacctccggagcctcttagagaagcaaaattcatccgatacggttgaaatttggtacgtggggttagtatatggtctctaacaaccatgcaagaattggtccattgcggtccataattatatatagcccccatataaatcgatccccagatttgtcctccggagcctcttggaggagcaaaattcatccgatccggttgaaatttggaacatggtgttagaatgtggtctctaacaaacacgcaagaattggtccatatcggtccataattatatatggcccccatataaaccgttccccagatttgatctccggagcctcttggaggagcaaaattcatccgatccggttgaaatttgcaacgtggtgttagtataaggccgctaataaccatgccaaaattggtccatatcggtctatagttatatatagccgatccccaatcacacaaaaattggtccatatcggttcataatcgtggttgccactcgagccaaaaataatctaccaaaattttatttttacagaaaacattgtcaaaatgttatttctgtagaaaattttgtcaaaattttatttctatagaaaattttgtcaaaattttatttctatagaaaattttgtcaaaattttatttttatagaaaattttgtcaaaattttatttctatagaaaattttatcaaaattttatttctatagaaaattttgttaaaattttatttctatagaaaattttgtcaaaattttatttctatagaaaaaattttccaagttttatttctatagattttttttccaaattttacttctatagaaaatgttttcaaaattttatttctatagaaactttaaacttatttatatacgtatttaatcggcctttttagtttaatatataccacgtatggactatgtggtatatattacggtgttaggaagttttaagataccttcactgttagaaaaatatgtttttcatatgttccgatataaacaaaatgtgtttcgggcacaatttttaaacaaaatatatttaagtgccaacatgtaatgttcctaaactaacactaaatgtttgggacacatatgttaatatgttaaaatatattatgtttggggcatgaatgtttcataaaaatattatgtgtgaatgtaaacatatataaatttacaaatttcgagtaaacatatatatatttacaatttctgtgaaacggttgtatgttgtttcggaaaactgctttatgataaggccaaaaatttgatatgcttaagtctaaatattaattaatttgaatattataatgagtattcggagtaaagagaatagacaatcggaaccaagagcatagagatttgaaaaaacagcctgtgttttcgccttgagaggagaattttatgtatgtgtggacaagtgttttgtttatcaatttggcattatggacacacattttttaacggccttaaaggtaaaaatgaaattaagtacaaaacacgataagttttaaaggcatttaaaatggtgttaaatgctagtaaaaaacggcTAACGCCTaaatacattataaaattatttatgtatgtttatactcttcttttgttagagtttttgattttcttccaaacttttataccaaaaacagtttttttttataaaattgttatttttgcaaaaaataataatattttattcaaaagccatttcgtttatatcaagcactgtttctgactgtaaatctttaataaccgacACTTCgacgtttcattataaaaatttaatatagtataaatgtctaaattacaaaaaaaaaaagattggttcggtcggagcaggaattgaacccacgaccctttgcatgcaaggcagacaagctaaccactgctccacgtggccaacaaatgtatgtttattttaaataatgttatgtttgcatgtgctcgtgggcgctgcaaactatgctataaaaaatgtaacttttataataattgtctactggtgactataacagctacgtagcccagtggatagtgtgtaggcttacaaactgtatggttctcggttcgattctccctccgggcgaaaggtaaaattttaaaaaattataaaattgaataatttcttcaacattatttgtattacagacaaaggtaccaagaactaaaaatttcgtggaagcgaaaattatgttagggaatgagcacaatcttctttggggaaaattcttccaagcatataatatttttgggctcaaaatgcttccaaacatataatatgttcacataaaacaaacgtaTTAATGTTtcagcagtatccaataatatatgtgcttcctgcaaaatatgtttggaacatatgttagagaagcgattttttttgagggtgttgccatcggcaagtgtaacCGCAAcccaataattcgattgtggatgacattactcagtagaagtttctacgcaatccatggtggagggtacataagcttcggcctggccgaacttacggccgtatatacttgtttttgtttaataacgaCAGATGGATATGTCTTATAAAGGGGATAGAAGTCGTGAGTTTAGATATCGAGATGGTAATGATATCTAGTGTTGATCGGAAAACCCGCCCTGCCAT
This is a stretch of genomic DNA from Haematobia irritans isolate KBUSLIRL chromosome 4, ASM5000362v1, whole genome shotgun sequence. It encodes these proteins:
- the LOC142235259 gene encoding pupal cuticle protein Edg-78E-like, with product MNKIFLSVILAVLICNALAGTKDDDVHAHIITFESNIDHNGNYNYVYETSNGITAEEKGTGGQNAKGGFAYYSREGDLVQMKYKADEYGFHPEGDLLPTPPPIPAAILRSIEYIQTHPQKWKN